The nucleotide sequence caACTCCCAGTGCGCAGGGGTCTGGGTGCTCCGGGGTAGGGGCACGATCTGCACAACTCTGGGACTGGCTGCAGGAGTGAcctggctgtcctgtgtcctcccggcctctgcctgtcccgggggaacCCCGGATCCTCGGCTCtgtcccccggtgccctgggctccgggcctGCGAAACTGTGAATGGACCTAAAGTACCAAGATGTGTAATTTAAAAGCATCAGAGTCAATTTTTTGTGAGGTTAACTTATCTTTTATTGCAATAAAACTCTATAAGCTATTATACAGgttaaagaaaaactcaaaatatagaaacagtgaAATAACGGGGGAGGGCCAAGCCTCTGTTGGGCTGCAGCCATCACGACCCCGTGGTGGGAGCCGGGGCGGGCTCCCTAGGTGGTCAGGGGGCTGCTAACGGGTCCAAGCTGGTTGTTCCGGAGGCAGGTGGCAGGTCTGGCCCTCTAGGGACCCCGATTGCAGGCACCAGGGCCTACTCCTCCGGGGTGGCCATGGGAGCAGGTGGCTCCTCCTCATCAGGGCAGGGAACCATAGGTTCGACCAGCACGTGCACCACCTTCACCTCAGGAGCCAGCATCTCTGCCTTGACCAGGTCCTCATCTCCAGCAGCCACTATCCCCTCAGACCCTGGACCTTCCCCAGGCTCCACGGTTGGAGCTGGGGCAGACTCTTTGGGTGGTTCAACGGGTTTCTCCGGCACTGAGGCTGGTTGCTCCATCAAGTTAGGAGGCGGCTCGGGCACATCCATGACCTCGAGAGCAGGGGTTggcgcctcctcctcctccagggctcTGACTCCAGGGGGCTTCTGCAGGGCAGAGCAGTGAACTAGAGCAGTGACCACTATCTGCAGGGGCTTCGCCTCCCCAGCAGGCGCCTCAGTGCGGGCCGAGTCCTCAGCACCAGCATCCAGGATGGCCTCGATCCCTTCAGGCCCCGACGGGGCAGCAGGCCCCACGGTCCAAGCTGGGGCGCGCTCCAGAGCAGGTTCACGGTGTCTTCCTCGGGCCGAAGCTGTAGATCCAAGAAGACAAAGTATCACCACCAGGACGGACTGTCCACGTCCCTCCCAAGTCAAGGCCACTCTTCCCACCACTCCCGGTGTGTGAGGGCAAGAGCCCTGGGAGGTGTCCCCAGGCTGCAGCCCATGGGGTAGGGTGTgagcccaccccctgctcccGGCCCAGCTGCATGGAGGCTGGATCTGGGGGCCCCACCTGTCCCCAGCTCGGCCACCCCCagtcctcctcacccccagcctctcGCTCCGCTGCATGGAGGCGTCTGAATTGCCTGAGGTAACGCCGGGCCCGGACTTCCACGTCTGAGCCTGGCAGGTGGTGACTTAGGAATTGTAGAAGTTTCCTAAGGGAGGGAAATGCTGGGAGCTGACAAAAGTCGTCCCGATAATAATCCAGCCATATTTCCATCATGCAGGATatggccctggggagggacaggcGGGCACAGGCGTCAGAAGACAGGGCTCTGTCacatgcaggtgtcccggggaagCCCTGCAGGACCCGGGGCCCCAGACTCCCGCGTGGGGCTATCGGAGGCCAGTCCTGCTCTTCGTGCCCCTGCCACCTGGCGGTCCTGCCTGCCACAGGCCTGCTCCCCGAGGAGGGGCTGGGATGCAGCCTCTGTGCGGGGAGCCCAGGCCCAGCGGGGTGACCATCAGCGTCTCTCCTGGGGAAgcggggctccctcctcagcctggtccctgcccacctgccccttgAGTCCACCGGCAGGCGTCCGGGGACGGGGGGCGTCTGGCCTGTCATTGCCCTCACTGCACACACTGTCGCTCTGGGAAGCTCCAAGCCAGGAGGGCTCGGGCTCTGTGTCCTGCCAGGCCTTGCCAGGAGCCGCCCAGGACCGCCACCTTCCCTCCTGTGGCTCTGGGCTGCCTCCCTCCCGAGGGGCCCCCGGGGGTGTCCTTCCACTGACTCTAATCTCCCATCTCCCACGGGGCGGGGGCTGCCTGGTCCGGGAGCCCTCACCGGCCCTCCTGGGCACCTGCTGTACCCCCGGGGCAGCTGTACCAGATTGGAGAGTGcgatgctccccaccccctctggcAGAGAGAGGGTTGGGGGGGCATGGAGAAGGTCTCCTTAGGGGTCCCAGTGCTCTCCCACCAAACCCGCACCCCATCCACCACTCTACTTCACTCTTTTCCTGAAGGGGCCTTAGACCTTTACCCTGTCACGGGAATTGCAGATGTGTGGGGTGAGGGtgcagcccccccgccccacagccccctcactgccctcctggAGAAGGAAGGCCCTCCTGCAGGAGCCGGAGTCACTCACAGTTTCCAGCGCTGCAGGACTGAGTCGTTATCACCACACGCAGCTACGATGTACCCATATCTAGAGGAGGGCGGGGACATCCCATGAATCGTGCTGGGGACGCGACATCTCATCATGGGGGCTGTCACCCTCTGACCCCGACTAGGCCGGAGCCCCGGGGGCCGTCAGCTCTGTGTGTTGGGCCACAGGCAGCTCCCGGAGAAGCACCCGCACCTGCTGGGGCCTCCTGAAGGCTTGAGCATGAAAGGGCTCCGGCCAGGCCCATGGCCAATATCCTAGTGGGCTtggggggtcccggggtcccccTGTCTggctgccccaggacacagacccCCGATGGACTCTCAAACCTCCCTTTCAATGGGGAAACAGGCCACTCAGGAACCTGGTGAcagaggggtggtgggggaggcacAGGCCTGGTCACGGGGAGGAGGACGGCTGCTGAGCACAGGCACAGCCCCTCTGGCCGACCCGCAAcaggccaggccccggggctgccctccaggacCCCGCTAGGCCCTGGGGGACCCTGCTCCAGGCGGGGGAGCAGCCCGAGGCCGGGAAGCTCAcaccatccccagcctccccagcagcaggtggcccagccctgggctgcggaggggcaggtgctcactCGGTGAACAGCAGGTCCAGCACCTCGTCCGTGGTGGCGAATGTACGATAGCCATCCAAAAAGGTGAAAATGGAGATGACGTCCCTGGACAGCAAGGCGGGCAGTAGTTGTCGGACTTCGAGCTCCAGCAGCTCCGTCCGGCTGGACTTCGTCGGGGCGATCTGATTCCCCATCCAGGCCGAGGCCCCTGCACcctgaggtgggacagaggggacgtgcagcctgcagggagccgccaggagacctgggatcccgCCCCGGCAGGCCCTGCGCTGGGGCCCCGTGGGCTTGAGGAGCTGGGGCTCCCTCTCCCGCTCAagctccctgcctgtctcttacACAAACAGGACCAACTATGCAATAGAGAAACAATCTCAGAggataaatgttcaaaatatttggatcAGTACAAGGACctcaagagacacagacagagagaccgagagaggcagccacacagagggagggagaagcagcccgtgcagggagcccaggcggggctcgatcccgggcctgcggggtcagggcctgggggaaggcaggcgctaacccccGGGCGACCAGGCCTCCCCTGAGGGCTCTATTCTGATGTTCCCACACATCTGTGCGCAGGGACTCTGCatctggcccaggcaggggcagggccatgggggcaggtgtggggagggggggatccAGACTCATGTGGGAGCAGGAGTGTCAGGGGGCCCAGGGGGTAGCAGGCTGGCTTCTGGGAACCGGGGCCCTTCCTGCCGCATCAGGGCCCGGGTGTCGGGGGGCCCAGCCCCTGCACTCACCCTGAGCCCGCGCTGACCTCTGGTAGCTGCGCAGGGCACCTCCCTGCTCCTGGAGGCGGTGGGGCAGACGACCCCTTCGTCCTGCTCGCACCCCACGACCCGGGTGGAGCTCTGTGGAGACAGTGCCcggcagccaggcaggaggcctcagcACCCGGTCTGGCCCCTCGGCTGGGCCGCACCCCCAGCTGCctccacccagacaccccacagTGCAGGCCGCACCCACCGCCCCCGGGGAGACCAAAGGGATGCGGCTGCAGGGCCTCGGAGTGACTCTGGGGCGGGTAGAGGACCTCAGGAACCCTGTTTCCCCCCTGCCCACCATGACATGAGGGTGACCCTGAAGGGATCCCCGGGGAACCAGCTGCCCTGCAGGGTCCCCCagcctgcatgggacctgctcaCACATCCTTGGTTCCCTGAAActgaggaggaggggatggggctcCCAGGATGGTGGCAccgggggcctggcctggcctgtgcTGTGTTACCGGAAGGCACCTCCTGATAAAGGCCCGGATGCGTTGGTATTTATTCTGGAGCCAATGCCTACAGCATTGGAACAAGCCGCacccctggggttcctgggagccagagccccCAGAGGTGAGAAGGCAGCAAGAGAACATCCTCCAGTAGCAGATGTCTCCAGCCAAGTgagcctgagctggggctgcACTGGATGCGGGTGCCTGGTTACGGGGGTTCCAAGTGTTGTTGGGCTCTGTGACACGGCAGTGACCTCACTGCCTGAGACCCCCTCCCTGACCCACTCCTGGAGGAAGCTGCAGGGGCAGCGCTCGGGGCTGCAGACGCACCCCCCCCTTCCCTGCAGACAATGGCCTGTGCacacagtgttttccagagtggttgcaccagtttgcagaCCCCCAAGAGtatgagagggttcccctttctctgtaaccttgccaacatctgttgttttctgtgttgttaattttagacattctgacaggtgtgagaagGGATTTCATCatgattttggtttgtttttccctgatgatgtgtGATGTTGAGTATTCCCATGTGCCTGTtcgccatttgtaggtcttcttggGAAGAACGTCTATTCTGTCATGGGCCCATTtcttaaatggattatttggtttttgggtgttgagtttgataagtcctttgtagattttggataagagcctttatctgataggtcatttgcaaacatcttctcccattccctaggttgccttttagttttgttgttggttttctttgctgtgcagaagctttacatcttgatgaagtcccaatagttcacttttgcttttgtttctcttgccttcatggatgtatcttgcaagaagttgctgtggccaagtttgaAAAGGGTgttgctgtgttctcctctaggatttggatggactcttgtctcacatttagatctttcatccattttgagtttatctttgtgtctggtggaagagagtggtctagtttctttcttctgcatgtggatgtccaattttcccagcaccatttattgaagagaccgtctttcttccaatggatagtctttcctcctttatcgagtaTTATTTGACCAttaagttcagggtccacttctgggttctctattctgttccactgatctatgtgtctgtttctgtgccaggaccacactgtcttgatgaccacagctttgtagtacaacctgaaatctggcattgtgatgccccctgctatggttttctttttcaatattcccctggctatttggggtgttttctgattccacacaaatcttaagaggATTtatttcaactctctgaagaaagtccatggtattttgatagggattgcattaagcgtgtaaatttccctgggtaacattgacattttcacaatattaattctgccaatccatgagcatggaatgttgttccatctctttgtgtcttgctCAATTTGTTTCGGAAgtggtctgtagtttttagggtatagatcctttacctctttggttaggttgatttctaggtatcttatgcttttgggtgcaattgtaaatggcattgacgtcttaactttggttattaattgattgatatacttggcagctcccacattcggggcatatatattgatgattgttaagtcctcttgttggatagatcctttaagtatgatatagtgtcccttttcatctctcactacagtctccagaataaactttagtttatctgatataaggatggctacccctgctttcttttggggatgatttgaaaggtacatggttctccaacctttttttttcaggctgtaggtgtccttatgtctaaaatgagtctcttgaagacagcaaatagatgagtcttgcttttttatccagtctgaaaccctgcaccttctgatggggtcattaagcccattcacgttcagagtaactattgaaagatatggatttagtgtcatcatgatacctattcagtccctgtttttgtggattgttcccttggacttcctctttcttttacagggtcccccttaatatttctggcagagccagcttggtggtcacatattcattcagtttctgcctatcttggaagctctttatctctcctgctATTCTGAATGAgcgccttgctggataaagtattgttggctgcaggttcttctcatttaggaccctgactatatcctgccatccttttctggcctgccaggtctctgtggagaggtctgctgttaatgtaatatttctccccataaaagttagagatttcttgtctctcggtgctttaaggatcttctctttatctttggaatttgcaagcttcactattaaatgttgaggtgttgaacagttattgattttaggggggcgATCTCTGCATTTTGTAGATCtgagtgcctgtttcccttcccagattaggaaagtttttggctatgatttgttcaaatacatattctggacctctgttccATTTGGCACCCTCAGGAACctcaattaaatgtagatttttcttcctgaggctgtcatttatttcccttaatttatCCTCacgatcttttgtttttctcttttttcctcagtttccctctttgccatcacttgtcttctatgtcactcactcattcttctaccttgttaacacTCATccttaggacatccagtttggattgcatctcatttcattggtttttaatttcggcctgattagatctaaattctgcagtcatgaagtctcttgaatcctttatgcttttttctagagccaccagtagctttataattgtgcttctgaattggtttctgacattgagttgtattcgaaattttgtaactctgtgggagagaggactgtttctgattctttgttttgaggtgagtttttccttctagtcagtTTGCTCAGTGCATAGTGGCCAACAACAAGTTGtaatgggaaaaggagaaagaagaaaagaaaaagaaaaagaagaaggaaaaaaggtggggagggaaacaaacagaaaacaaaaaacaagggaggtatcctctgattctatatactgtaaatccctcgacttcccctggaactttccagtggtgcttggtcaataatttgtttttcccctgaccttctagctgatcttctgggggaagggcctgctgtgctgattcttaggtgtgagcacttgggagagctgctcagccccctgcttggtgcagggctcagggggagctgtttatcctgtttatctggtgaggccactgtgaagcccagtgggggttgtttatcctttGAGGCCCCAGGAAGAACTACAAcagtggtggtggccagctctggagccctggattcagctcctgcagtaactatggAGTCTCAGTCTGcaagggcctggatgctccagggttGGGTTTATCTGCAGAGCTCGGGGCCACCCGGCAGTAGGAGCATcctggctgtcctgtgtcctcctggcctctgcctgtcccgaggggagcgccggatcctgggctgtgtccctcggtgccctgggctccggggcctgcgcttcTGCAatcgctcccgggccgcgcatcccctccagcagccccgtCCTCCCTGAGcggcctccgagctgctcccggcccCACGGGGCgagcgctgcagccctttagggagctcggccgggGCACAGTTGTCTGTTAGtgcccccgggagcctgagggcatccctgccctcctgtggtcctgcccgagctccctgccagcgcctttctgtccgggaaggttggtgcagctcctgctcctccgggccTGGGCCCTCCCCCGTCCTGGGCGCACTCGCCACAGGGCCTTAGctcggctcctcgcagggcccctcccccttggaggctttttatttctctctctctttttttttttttttccatcttcctaccttcatagaagtgcgaactcttctcactctatcattccagctgttctctctttaaatctcaggccgaatttgtaggttttcaggatgatttgacagttatctaggtaagtgggtggggacaggtgacctggagaccctactcttccgacatcttgccccctccctctagtctttgttttaaagtctattttgtcaggCATCTATCctacctttctttttgtttttcatttgtatgaaatatcttttcctttcctgtcacTTTGAGTCTGTGTGTATCCTTATATCTGAGGTGAGTCTCTTAGAGGGGATAGATAGGTGAGTCTTGACTTTTTACCTATTTAGTTGCTCTCTGCgttttggagaatttagtccatttaggtgcaaagaaattattgataggtatttaCCTACTGCCACTTTGTCGATTGCTTTCTGGCTATTTCTGTAGTTCTCAGTTCCTTTCGTCTTCCCTTGCTTTCTTCCCTTGTGGTTTCTTTAGTGtcatatttagatttatttctcattttcttctgtgtatGTTCTATAGGGTTTTGCCTTGTGATGACCATGAGTTTCATATATGAATAGCCTGGGTAGTAGTGCCTCTCCATCTGTGGGAGATATATCCCAAGGCCCCCAGTAGATGCctgaaaactatatatatattttttcctttatagacaTACCTATGATAAggtttaatttataagttaggcacagtaagagatgaaATATTTAACTATTTACTACAGTATAAGTTATGTGAATGTCATCTGTTTCTCTCAGTATCTTATTGTGCTATACTCACTCTCCTTGTGATGGTTTGAGAtggtaaaatgtctataccaTAAGATGAAGGGAGGCGAGTGACACAGGAATTGTGATGAAGTGTTAGGCTACTGACGCTACGTCACAAGGAGGATCATTTGCTTCCACATCATGGATGACTGTCCGTAAGTGAAACTGACTttgggctgcatcccaggacgaCTGCATCTGCATGTGAGCTTCTCAGAAGTATCTCAGATCCCCACAGACCCCAGATCCCTTGGCTATAAGCCTCATTGGTTTTCAAAGCCGGACATTTTTAGGGCCTTGTGTCTCTGATACATGTCCCAAGGGCtggagagcctgacatggggcacAAATGCCTCACTTCTCAGGAAGAAGTGATATCCCTCCCTGTTGTTGTAGGTCACTGCAGTAGGGTTGGAAGTTTTGGTGAgaccttgtctctgcctctcctgccatcTCAGTGTGCCTCCTTTTATCCCCTGCTGTGGAAGAAGCTGTTTAGAGAgtgattctgttctttttcaggGGGAGTTACTTTTGTAGCTATAGATGTGGCGTTTCCATGGAAGGAAGTGAGTTCATGGTTTTCCTATGCTGCCATCTTGGTCTATCTCCTGTAAgactacattatttttaaaggttaaaaaaaatgtttaatgatgtTTAATGTATTACAAAATATGTAACATCTGGATATTgctaaaaagtaatgaaaactcAGTTTGAACCAAAGTATCTTCAAGATACTTTCTCTATATACCATGACTGGGATCTTCAATATTTaggaaactaaaatattttttatgaagcaATAAAATAACAGATTATCATAAGAGATTATTTTGTTATGGCTGCATATAAAAGAATTCCAGTACAATGCAACTGGAAAACTATGTCCTTTATGGTGACATTCACGTAATCTGGGGGTAAAATGGGCTTTATCCTGAGAAATTTGTACTAGGATTAGCAACACTTTCCTGCTCTTGGGTGATATTAGAGACTCAAAGCTGAGATAAAGTTTTATCagattttcaattaaaaattaatttacaaaagtaATTCTGTATTTTCCGAATTTcatgacacattttttaaaaaatttttatttatttctgtgactttcataaatagagagagagagagagaggcagagacataggcagagggagaaacaggctccatgcaccgggagcccgagtgggattcgatcccgggtctccaggatcgcgacttgggccaaaggcaggcgctaaacctctgcgccatccagggatccctcatgacACATTTTTAATAGTAGCAGAAAGACTTG is from Canis lupus dingo isolate Sandy chromosome 16, ASM325472v2, whole genome shotgun sequence and encodes:
- the LOC112651121 gene encoding ral guanine nucleotide dissociation stimulator-like isoform X1, which codes for MFSCCLLTSGGSGSQEPQGCGLFQCCRHWLQNKYQRIRAFIRRCLPSSTRVVGCEQDEGVVCPTASRSREVPCAATRGQRGLRGAGASAWMGNQIAPTKSSRTELLELEVRQLLPALLSRDVISIFTFLDGYRTFATTDEVLDLLFTEYGYIVAACGDNDSVLQRWKLAISCMMEIWLDYYRDDFCQLPAFPSLRKLLQFLSHHLPGSDVEVRARRYLRQFRRLHAAEREAGASARGRHREPALERAPAWTVGPAAPSGPEGIEAILDAGAEDSARTEAPAGEAKPLQIVVTALVHCSALQKPPGVRALEEEEAPTPALEVMDVPEPPPNLMEQPASVPEKPVEPPKESAPAPTVEPGEGPGSEGIVAAGDEDLVKAEMLAPEVKVVHVLVEPMVPCPDEEEPPAPMATPEE
- the LOC112651121 gene encoding ral guanine nucleotide dissociation stimulator-like isoform X2, whose protein sequence is MFSCCLLTSGGSGSQEPQGCGLFQCCRHWLQNKYQRIRAFIRRCLPSSTRVVGCEQDEGVVCPTASRSREVPCAATRGQRGLRGAGASAWMGNQIAPTKSSRTELLELEVRQLLPALLSRDVISIFTFLDGYRTFATTDEVLDLLFTEYGYIVAACGDNDSVLQRWKLKLLQFLSHHLPGSDVEVRARRYLRQFRRLHAAEREAGASARGRHREPALERAPAWTVGPAAPSGPEGIEAILDAGAEDSARTEAPAGEAKPLQIVVTALVHCSALQKPPGVRALEEEEAPTPALEVMDVPEPPPNLMEQPASVPEKPVEPPKESAPAPTVEPGEGPGSEGIVAAGDEDLVKAEMLAPEVKVVHVLVEPMVPCPDEEEPPAPMATPEE